Below is a window of Tolypothrix bouteillei VB521301 DNA.
ATTTTGCATCTATCTTGACTGAGGTAGAGGGCGAAAACCCAACTACCTCAGAGGGGAAAATTTATGGAGTTGACTTAGGGTTGAAACACTTTGCTGTCGTGACTGATGGTGAAAAGATTTCTAAATACGACAATCCCAAACACATCGCAAAGCATGAAAAGAACCTAAAACGGAAGCAACAAAAATTAGCACGGAAACAAAAAGGAAGTAAATCAAGAAATAGATATAGAAAAGTTGTTGCCAAAGTATACGAACGGGTTAGTAACTCAAGGCAAGATTTTCTACATAAACTTAGTTACAAGTTAGTCAGCAATAGCCAAGCTGTCATAGTAGAGAATCTTAATGTCAAAGGCATGGTTCGCAATCACAATTTGGCAAAAGCAATATCTGATTGTGGCTGGGGAATGTTCACCAACTTTTTAGCCTATAAGTTAGAACGCAAAGGTGGAAAGTTGGTAGAGATAGATAGGTGGTTCCCTAGTTCCAAACTCTGCTCGAATTGTTTCTATCAAATGAATGAAATGCCATTAGATGTGAGGGAATGGACTTGCCCGCACTGTGGTACTCATCACGATAGAGATGTCAACGCAGCAACCAATATTCAAGCAGAGGGTATCAGAATGCTAAAGGTGAACCAGTGCGTTGCGGGGGTTCCCCCCGTTGAAGCAACTGGTGAACCCGTAAGGGCGGAAGGTTCAGCCGTCTCTGCCGTAGGAGGGGAGGTAAGACCAAAACTCGGACGAAAGTCTAAGTTGAGGCACTCGCCGTTGAGTACGGAAGCCCCAACTTCAAGCGCAAGCTAAGTTGGGGTAGTTCACGAAAAAATATTCTATCCTTCATCCTTTATGCTTAATAATTCTTTAAAACTCCAGGTTTGTCTTGCATGGGCAAAACATCTAAAATATCTGTTTGAGAGCAGTATTTCAGGTCTTCATGACATTCGAGGCGTAACAGGCGTTTGCCATGAGTGGCATGATGGAATAGCCCGAGTAAGTTGTCTTGCCATTGGGAGTAGAGAGCGATCGCACTAATCACTTCATCATTACCAGCAACTTCATTAGGTGACAACTTTGTCTGTTGTAAGACAGTATGAGCAATTGCACCCGCACAGGCTGTGTCTTCCAGAGAAAAACTACCCTCCCAACCCGAGCCAACGATCCAAACTGTTTCTGGTTGTTTTTCTACAAGATATCGCACGACTGCCGCACGGTTAACAAAAGCACCCGTTAGTAC
It encodes the following:
- a CDS encoding RNA-guided endonuclease InsQ/TnpB family protein, producing the protein MLHKAIQVRLYPTKKQQTQLAQIFGASRWWWNYALNKSIESYKETGKGLGRSALNALLPALKKTEDTCWLADCYSQVLQATTLNLTTAYKNFFEGRTGFPRFKPKHGKQSVQYPQNVKVIEGNLSFPGNLGIIEAKIHREIEGKIKTVTVSKTPTGKYFASILTEVEGENPTTSEGKIYGVDLGLKHFAVVTDGEKISKYDNPKHIAKHEKNLKRKQQKLARKQKGSKSRNRYRKVVAKVYERVSNSRQDFLHKLSYKLVSNSQAVIVENLNVKGMVRNHNLAKAISDCGWGMFTNFLAYKLERKGGKLVEIDRWFPSSKLCSNCFYQMNEMPLDVREWTCPHCGTHHDRDVNAATNIQAEGIRMLKVNQCVAGVPPVEATGEPVRAEGSAVSAVGGEVRPKLGRKSKLRHSPLSTEAPTSSAS
- a CDS encoding 2-phosphosulfolactate phosphatase family protein; amino-acid sequence: MKLYIYHTPESTPVHEVPECAIAVDVLRATTTIATVLSAGGEAVEAFSDLDKLMAESEKWSPEKRLRAGERGGAKVPGFDLGNSPLDCTPELVQGRRLFISTTNGTRTLQRIQNARTVLTGAFVNRAAVVRYLVEKQPETVWIVGSGWEGSFSLEDTACAGAIAHTVLQQTKLSPNEVAGNDEVISAIALYSQWQDNLLGLFHHATHGKRLLRLECHEDLKYCSQTDILDVLPMQDKPGVLKNY